In Triticum urartu cultivar G1812 chromosome 6, Tu2.1, whole genome shotgun sequence, the following proteins share a genomic window:
- the LOC125517270 gene encoding putative callose synthase 8 isoform X4, whose product MEPEIVEVEPLRYAPAPQWRAPPPPPPLPPPPMTASSSASATEASASASAVTAALQFDSEKLPQTLVLEIRPFLRVANQIEAESPRVAYLCRFHAFEKAHMLDPRSTGRGVRQFKTTLLQRLEQDEKSTFSKRKERNDAREIKSFYEKKKQANAHQLMPVLGEVLKAVLIGTGLESLVASEDFGDKSGFRYNIIPLHPRSSQQPIMLLQEIKVAVSAVFNVRSLPLANVKGEKSQTDIFRWLQSWFGFQKGNVANQREHLILLLANMHARLNPKSSSAPMLDERAVEELLAKTFESYLTWCKFLGRKSNIWLPSVKQEIQQHKLLYISLYLLIWGEASNLRLMPECLCYIFHHMSYELYGVLSGAVSLITGEKVRPAYGGEDESFLNKVVAPIYDEIYAEALKNKNGVSDHSTWRNYDDLNEFFWSADCFKLGWPMRLNNDFFFTSTKNKKSHETKIQNSQLPRGSSSAQNIVNTEVPDQSQQILIIIAWHGLESPLQLLDPIFFEDILSIFITNAVLRVLQVVLDILFSWRTRGTMRSSQKLRFVIKLSLAVTWAIILPIFYSSSQNYKACSARRPKNFFGMFCLSKYMVAVAFYLTSNVIGMALFFVPAVSSYIETSTWRICNILSWWCQAPSYVGRGMHEGQVPLLKYTSFWTVLLSSKFLFSYYFEIKPLVEPTKEIMRVNVNIYEWHEFFPQVKSNAGAILAVWAPIILVYFMDTQIWYSVFCTIFGGMCGIVHHLGEIRTMGMVRSRFCTLPEVFNACLVPRSSPKEKKGILPSFLEKKIFKDLGKSERHDPTKFALVWNQIINSFRSEDLISNREMDLMTMPMSLEYRSGSIRWPLFLVAKKFSTAVDMAANFTGNSAQLFQRIKKDNYMFCAINDFYELTKSIFRFLVIGDVEKRVIAAIFAEIKKSIQNSSLLVDFKMDHLPLLVDKFERLAEILYSNKQSLQYEVTILLQDIIDTLIQDMLVDAQSVLDQINSSETLISDNDGAFNYYKPELFASISSISKIRFPFPASGPLKEQVKRLYLLLNTKEKAAEVPSNSEARRRISFFATSLFMDMPAAPKVRSMLSFSIVTPYFMEEVKFSDEELHSDQDEASILSYMQKIYPDEWTNFLERLGTNVKSEDIRYWASFRGQTLSRTVRGMMYYRKALRLQAFLDRTNDQELYKGPVGTEREQNKRNIHQSLSTELDALADMKFSYVISCQKFGEQKSNGDVHAQDIIDLMARYPALRVAYIEEKEIIVDNMPHKVYSSVLIKAENNLDQEIYRIKLPGPPIIGEGKPENQNHAIIFTRGEALQTIDMNQDNYLEEAYKMRNVLQEFVRHPRDQTPTILGLREHIFTGSVSSLAGFMSYQETSFVTIGQRFLADPLRVRFHYGHPDIFDRMFHLTRGGISKASKTINLSEDVFAGYNSILRRGHITYNEYIQVGKGRDVGLNQISKFEAKVANGNSEQTLSRDIYRLARRFDFFRMLSCYFTTVGFYFNSLISVVGVYVFLYGQLYLVLSGLQSALLIKAHHQNMKSLETALASQSFLQLGLLTGLPMVMELGLEKGFRAALSDFILMQLQVASVFFTFSLGTKAHYYGRTILHGGAKYRPTGRKFVVFHASFTENYQLYSRSHFVKAFELIFLLIIYHLFRKSDGKFHVMVTYSTWFMAMTWLFAPFLFNPAGFAWHKIVDDWSDWNRWMMNQGGIGVQPEKSWESWWNAENAHLRYSVLSSRIIEVLLCLRFFVYQYGLVYHLKISHDNKNFLVYLLSWVVIIAVVGLVKLVNCASRQLSSKHQLIFRFIKLLTFLAVVTSFILLSCLCKLSIMDLIVCCLAFIPTGWGLLLIVQVLRPKIEYYAIWEPIQVIAHAYDYGMGTLLFFPIAVLAWMPIISAIQTRVLFNRAFSRQLQIQPFIIGKTKRR is encoded by the exons ATGGAGCCGGAGATCGTGGAGGTCGAGCCGCTGCGGTACGCACCGGCGCCGCAGTGGCGGGCGCCCCCTCCTCCCCCGCCGCTCCCGCCGCCGCCCATGACGGCGTCCTCCAGCGCGAGCGCCACGGAGGCGAGCGCCAGCGCCAGCGCCGTCACGGCGGCGCTGCAGTTCGACAGCGAGAAGCTCCCGCAGACGCTCGTGCTGGAGATACGGCCGTTCCTGCGCGTCGCCAACCAGATCGAGGCCGAGTCCCCGCGCGTCGCGTACCTCT GTCGATTTCACGCCTTTGAAAAGGCTCATATGTTGGATCCTCGTTCAACAGGGAGGGGTGTTCGGCAATTTAAAACTACACTTCTTCAGAGATTGGAGCAG GATGAGAAAAGCACTTTCtcaaagaggaaagaaagaaATGATGCCCGGGAGATTAAATCATTCTATGAGAA GAAAAAGCAAGCTAATGCACATCAACTAATGCCTGTCCTGGGAGAAGTTTTGAAGGCTGTTCTCATCGGGACTGGCTTGGAG AGCCTTGTTGCTAGTGAAGATTTTGGCGACAAGTCAGGCTTCCGATACAATATTATTCCACTTCATCCTAGATCAAGTCAGCAACCAATCATGCTTCTTCAAGAG ATCAAAGTTGCAGTGTCTGCGGTGTTTAATGTACGCAGTCTTCCATTGGCTAATGTCAAGGGTGAAAAAAGTCAGACAGATATTTTTCGATGGCTGCAAAGTTGGTTCGGATTCCAG AAAGGGAATGTTGCCAACCAAAGGGAGCATCTCATTCTTTTGCTTGCAAATATGCATGCTCGGTTGAATCCAAAGTCATCCTCTGCTCCAATG CTTGATGAAAGAGCAGTAGAGGAATTATTAGCGAAAACATTTGAGAGTTATCTGACCTGGTGCAAATTTTTGGGGAGAAAAAGCAACATATG GTTGCCCTCTGTGAAGCAGGAAATTCAGCAACATAAACTTCTGTACATATCTCTTTATCTTCTTATATGGGGAGAAGCATCAAATTTAAGACTTATGCCAGAATGCTTATGCTACATCTTTCATCAT ATGTCATACGAGCTATATGGAGTGCTTTCTGGAGCTGTAAGCTTAATTACTGGAGAAAAGGTCAGGCCTGCATACGGCGGAGAAGACGAATCATTTCTTAATAAAGTAGTGGCACCAATATACGACGAGATATATGCG GAAGCTCTAAAGAACAAAAATGGAGTATCTGATCACTCAACATGGAGAAACTACGATGACCTCAACGAATTTTTCTG GTCTGCAGACTGCTTCAAACTTGGCTGGCCCATGCGTCTCAACAACGACTTCTTTTTCACATCTACTAAGAATAAAAAGTCTCATGAAACTAAGATACAAAATTCCCAATTGCCTCGTGGATCCTCCTCAGCACAAAACATTGTTAATACAGAAGTACCTGACCAATCACAACAG ATTCTGATAATAATAGCATGGCATGGATTGGAAAGCCCTCTTCAGTTACTAGATCCAATCTTTTTTGAGGATATTCTGAGTATTTTCATAACCAATGCAGTACTTCGAGTTCTTCAAG TGGTCCTTGATATTTTATTTTCATGGAGAACCAGGGGAACAATGAGATCTAGCCAGAAACTAAGATTTGTCATAAAACTCTCTCTTGCGGTTACATGGGCAATCATTCTGCCCATATTTTATTCCAGTTCTCAAAATTACAAGGCTTGTTCTGCTAGACGTCCTAAAAACTTTTTTGGAATGTTCTGCCTGTCAAAGTATATGGTAGCTGTGGCATTTTACCTGACAAGCAACGTGATTGGGATGGCACTCTTTTTCGTTCCAGCTGTAAGCAGCTATATAGAGACATCTACCTGGCGAATTTGCAATATATTATCCTGGTGGTGCCAG GCCCCGTCATATGTTGGAAGAGGAATGCATGAAGGCCAAGTACCTTTACTAAA GTATACATCATTTTGGACGGTTCTTTTATCAAGTAAATTTTTATTCAGCTACTACTTCGAG ATTAAGCCTCTTGTGGAACCTACGAAAGAAATCATGAGGGTCAATGTGAATATATATGAGTGGCATGAATTCTTTCCACAAG TCAAGAGCAATGCTGGCGCAATTCTTGCTGTATGGGCCCCTATAATTCTT GTCTATTTCATGGACACACAAATTTGGTATTCTGTATTCTGTACCATTTTCGGTGGTATGTGTGGTATCGTTCATCATCTCGGTGAG ATTCGCACAATGGGAATGGTTAGAAGTCGGTTCTGTACCTTACCAGAAGTGTTCAATGCTTGCCTTGTTCCTCGCTCAAGTCCAAAAGAGAAAAAAGGGATATTGCCTAGTTTCTTGGAAAAGAAAATATTTAAG GATTTGGGTAAATCTGAAAGACATGACCCAACAAAATTCGCTCTGGTTTGGAACCAGATAATAAATAGCTTCCGCTCGGAGGATTTAATAAGCAATAG AGAGATGGATTTGATGACAATGCCCATGTCACTAGAGTATCGTTCTGGTTCTATTCGCTGGCCCTTGTTTTTAGTTGCCAAAAAG TTTTCAACAGCAGTTGATATGGCAGCAAATTTTACTGGAAATAGTGCACAGCTCTTCCAGAGAATTAAGAAGGATAACTACATGTTTTGTGCGATCAACGATTTCTATGAATTGACAAAAAGTATTTTCAGATTTCTCGTTATTGGTGATGTGGAGAAGAG GGTAATAGCTGCCATATTTGCCGAAATAAAAAAGAGTATTCAGAACTCAAGTTTATTGGTCGATTTTAAGATGGATCACTTGCCTTTGCTGGTTGACAAATTTGAACGGCTGGCTGAGATTTTG TATTCAAACAAACAAAGCCTTCAATACGAGGTGACAATTTTACTCCAAGATATCATTGATACCCTGATCCAAGATATGCTTGTCGATGCTCAAAG TGTATTGGATCAGATAAATTCTTCTGAGACACTGATATCTGATAACGATGGAGCATTCAATTACTACAAACCAGAGCTCTTTGCGTCGATCAGCTCAATATCAAAAATTCGCTTTCCATTTCCTGCCAGTGGTCCACTCAAAGAGCAG GTTAAACGTCTCTACCTACTACTTAATACAAAAGAGAAGGCTGCAGAAGTTCCATCAAATTCAGAGGCTCGCCGACGCATTTCATTTTTTGCTACCTCTCTTTTCATGGATATGCCAGCTGCTCCCAAAGTACGCAGTATGTTGTCATTTAG CATAGTAACTCCCTACTTCATGGAGGAAGTAAAGTTTTCAGATGAAGAGCTTCATTCAGATCAAGATGAAGCATCCATCCTTTCCTACATGCAGAAGATATATCCAG ATGAATGGACAAATTTCTTGGAAAGGCTTGGTACAAATGTAAAAAGTGAAGACATTAGATACTGGGCTTCTTTCCGTGGTCAAACACTAAGTCGAACCG TTAGgggaatgatgtattacagaaaGGCATTGAGACTACAAGCTTTTTTAGACAGGACAAATGACCAAG AGTTATATAAAGGACCCGTGGGGACAGAGCGAGAACAAAATAAGAGAAACATTCACCAATCATTATCAACTGAATTAGATGCCCTTGCGGATATGAAATTTTCATATGTCATCTCATGTCAAAAGTTCGGGGAACAGAAATCTAATGGTGATGTGCATGCTCAAGATATTATTGATCTGATGGCAAG GTATCCAGCTCTTCGTGTTGCCTACATTGAGGAGAAGGAAATTATAGTAGACAATATGCCTCATAAGGTTTATTCCTCTGTTTTAATAAAAGCAGAAAATAACTTAGACCAG GAGATTTACCGTATAAAGCTGCCTGGCCCACCCATCATTGGAGAAGGGAAGCCTGAAAATCAAAACCATGCAATTATATTCACCCGTGGAGAGGCCCTACAAACGATTGACATGAATCAG GACAATTATTTGGAAGAAGCTTACAAAATGAGAAATGTACTTCAAGAGTTTGTTAGGCATCCTAGGGACCAAACTCCAACCATCCTCGGGCTTAGAGAGCATATTTTCACAGGAAG TGTTTCATCACTTGCTGGATTCATGTCATACCAAGAGACAAGCTTCGTCACAATTGGACAGAGATTCCTTGCTGACCCCCTTAG GGTACGATTTCACTATGGCCATCCAGACATTTTTGATCGGATGTTTCATTTAACAAGGGGCGGCATAAGCAAAGCATCTAAAACTATAAACTTAAGTGAGGACGTATTTGCTG GGTATAATTCCATTTTGCGTCGTGGACATATAACTTACAACGAGTACATTCAAGTTGGCAAAGGGCGTGATGTTGGACTTAATCAGATATCGAAATTTGAAGCTAAAGTTGCAAATGGCAATAGTGAACAAACGCTTAGCCGTGATATCTATCGTCTAGCGCGGCGATTCGATTTTTTCAGGATGCTTTCATGCTATTTCACAACAGTGGGATTTTACTTCAACAGCCTA ATATCAGTTGTAGGTGTTTATGTTTTCCTATATGGACAACTATACTTGGTTCTCAGTGGATTACAGAGTGCTCTGTTGATTAAAGCTCATCACCAGAATATGAAGTCCTTAGAAACAGCCCTTGCATCTCAATCTTTTCTTCAGTTGGGACTGCTCACAGGATTACCTATGGTGATGGAGTTAGGGTTGGAGAAGGGTTTCAGAGCAGCTTTGAGTGACTTCATCCTCATGCAACTGCAGGTTGCTTCAGTTTTTTTCACATTCTCTCTTGGAACGAAAGCTCACTATTATGGACGTACCATTCTTCATGGTGGCGCTAAATATCGACCAACGGGGCGTAAATTTGTAGTTTTTCATGCGAGCTTTACAGAAAACTATCAGTTGTACTCTCGGAGTCACTTTGTCAAAGCATTTGAGCTGATCTTCCTTCTGATAATCTATCACCTATTTAGGAAATCCGATGGAAAGTTTCATGTGATGGTCACATATTCAACATGGTTTATGGCAATGACTTGGCTATTCGCACCTTTTCTTTTCAATCCAGCTGGTTTTGCTTGGCACAAGATTGTTGACGACTGGTCAGATTGGAATAGATGGATGATGAACCAAGGGGGAATAGGTGTGCAACCAGAAAAAAGTTGGGAGTCATGGTGGAATGCTGAGAATGCGCATCTCCGTTACTCGGTGCTGAGTTCTAGGATTATTGAAGTATTGCTCTGTTTGCGGTTCTTTGTTTATCAGTATGGACTTGTCTATCATCTCAAGATATCTCATGATAACAAGAATTTTCTTGTGtacttgctttcttgggttgtGATAATTGCCGTTGTTGGGCTTGTCAAG CTTGTTAATTGTGCTAGTCGTCAGTTAAGCTCAAAGCACCAGCTCATCTTCAGGTTCATAAAGTTGTTGACATTCCTGGCAGTGGTGACTTCCTTTATCCTTCTATCTTGCCTGTGCAAACTATCCATCATGGACTTGATCGTCTGTTGCCTTGCATTCATTCCAACTGGTTGGGGCCTCCTCCTT ATTGTTCAGGTTTTGAGGCCGAAAATAGAATACTATGCAATATGGGAGCCTATTCAGGTCATTGCTCACGCTTATGACTATGGAATGGGTACACTGCTATTTTTTCCAATTGCTGTACTAGCATGGATGCCTATTATATCGGCTATCCAAACTCGGGTTCTTTTCAATAGAGCATTTTCACGGCAACTGCAGATCCAGCCTTTTATCATTGGTAAAACTAAGCGGAGGTAA